TTGCTAGCGCGGTAGAAGACGTCGAAGACCTGGCGCTGCTCGTTGGCCGGGATGCCGATGCCCTCGTCGCGCACGCTGATGGTCACGTCGTCCTCGTTGGCGCTCAGGGCGACCGTGATGGGCGTGTCGTGCGGGGAGAACTTGTTCGCGTTGGTCAGCAGGCTCTGGAAGATCTGCTGGATCAGGCGCTCGTCGCTGCACATCGGGATGCTGTCCGGCTCGGCGCTCAGCTCGATCTTGCGTGCCCGCATTTCGAAACGCTCGCGCGCGCCGTTGATCGTCGCCTGGGTCAGCTCCATCAGATCGAACTCATTAGCCGCGATCTTCTGCTCGGTGCCGCTGAACTGGTGGAAGGTGAGCACGTCGCCGACGAGGTGCGTCATGCGCGTGATGCCCGCGCTCATCTGCTGCATTTCCTCGTCTTTGTCTTCCTCCGTGAGGCGGTCGTTGTACATCGTCAGCAGGTCCACCGAGTTGCGCATCAGCGCCAGGGACGTGCGCAGTTCGTGCGAGGAGACGGTGACCAGCCGCGACATGGCCTCGTTCAGCTCGGTTTCGCGCTCAAGGGTTTGGTAAAGCTGGGCTTCCATCTGCTTGCGCAGCGTAATGTCGCGGAAGCTGCACACCACGCGTGACACGTGGCCATCGGGATCGATCACCGGCGAGAGCGCAAGGTCGGCCTGGAAGGTCGCATCCATGTCGCCGCACGCTTCGATTTCCAGGCGATAGGGCTGCTTGCTCTCGATCACAGCCGCCAGCGCGTCGGACAGCAAGGGACGCTGGTCAGACACGATCAGATTGGTGATAGGCACGTTTGGCCCGGTATGGCGGCGCAGCAGGTAGTTTGCCGCCGTGTTGTTGTGCTTGACGTAGCCGCCGGGCGACACGAGCAGAATGGCGTCGCTGCTGCCGTTGAGAATGGTTTCCATCTCTTCCTGCTTGCGATACAGGTCGAGCGTGCGCTGCTTGACGCGTTCTTCCAGCTCGTCGGCGTGGATGCGCGCCTGATCGAACAACTGCGCGTTCTGAATGGCGATCGCCGCTTGGTCGGCAAAAAGTTGCAGCCGCTCGGCATGGTCCTGCGTGAAGAAATCGGGCGTGTAGCTGTCCAGGTTCAGGAAGCCGATCACCTGGCCGTTGATCTGGATCGGGGAGCTGACGTACGAGCGGACTTGAAGCCCGATTTCGTCCGGCAGGTCCAGCCAACGCGCCCAGTTGTGCGTGTCGGGGATGACCATTGGGCGATGTGTGATCGCCATCTGTTCCAGGTTGGGCGTGCCTTTGACCGGAATGCGCAGTTGATTGAAGCTGGCGACCACGTGCGGTGGATAGTCGCGCCAGTACGCGATCTGCACGTGCTGGTCGTCGATCAACATGATGTTGGCCGAGTTCGAGCTGACTACGGCGTCTACCGAGTTGAGGATCTTGTGCATGACGTCGTCGAGATCGAGCGTGCTGTTGAGCGTCGCGCCGATCTGGCGCAGGGCCTCGACCAGCGCGTGTCCTTCACGCTCAGCGGTGTATAGCTGCGCGTTGTGAATGGCAGTCGCCGCTTCTTCGGCAAAGATTTGCAGCGGTTTGATCTGCCGTTCGTTGAAGAAACCCGGGGTATATCCGTCCAGATTGATGAACCCGATGATGTCACCTTTCACCTGGATGGGAACGCCCAGGTACGAGCGGACATCTTGAAAGCCGTGTGGCACACGACGCCAGCTTGGGATTTCGGAAGTGTCGGTTATGAGCACGGGCATGCCGTTGTGAAGCATCGCGTAGAAGGGCGATCCCTCTTCTATGATCAATGGCATCGCCAGCAAGGAAGGATAGAGTTCCGGCGCATAGCCGCGCCCACGGACGACCCTTAACCGACCCTCTTCGATCAGGGCGATGTTGGCTGTGCCGTATGGCACCACCCCTTGTAATAGTTCGAGAATAACGGGGAGCACTTCCTCCAGATCGAGGGTGCTGTTGAGCTTGGTCGCGATCTGGCGCAGGGCCTCGACCAGCGCGTGTCCTTCACGCTCGGCGCTGTAAAGCTGCGCGTTGTGAATGGCCGTGGTGACCTCTTCGGCAAAGATTTGCAGGCGCTCGATGTGCCGCTCGTTAAAAAAGCCCGGCGTGTAGGCGTCCAGGTTGATGAAGCCGATCACGTCGCCATTGATCAGAATCGGCGCGCCGAGATAGGAGCGCACCTTGGTCAGGTCACCCGGCGCCTTATGCCAGTCGTCTATCTTGTGTGTATCCGCAATGAGCAGCGGTTGGCGCGTGTTCAGCATGTACTGCAGCACCGGAATCTCCGCGATCGGGCGGCGCGATTCCTTCAGGTATGCGTCCTGTTCGGCTGGATAGCCGCGACTGTGAACGACGTACCAACGCCCATCCTCGATCAGCGCGATGTTCCCGGTTTCGTAGGGCACCACCTCGGCCAACAGATCGAGGATTTCGTGGAACACTTCGTCCAGATCGAGCGTGCTGTTCAGCTTGACGGTCATCCGGTGCAGGGCCTCAACCAGCACGCGGCCTTCGCGCTCGGCAGTATAAAGCTGCGCATTGCGCACGGCGATAGCGACTTGATCGGCAAAGATCTGGAGATGCTCGGCGTGCAGTGCGTTGAATATGCCCGGTGTCGCGCTGTCGACGTTGAGCAGACCGATTACCTTGTCGTCGGCGCAGATCGGCACGACCATGTACGAGCGAATCCACTGCGCTTCGGGTAGATCGATCCAGCCCGGATCGGCGTGTGTGTCCACGATGTACTGCGTTTGGCGCGTGGCGATCGCCTTCTGCAGGTGCGGCAGGCGGTCGATCTCGAACATGATGTCGGTCCACCTGCCTTCGATGTCTTCGTGACGCCTGACACTGCGCGCAATGTGCGCCACGCCGGACTCGATCAGCATGATATTGGCCGCGTCGAGCGGCACGACACGCTGCACGTTGGACAGCAGCCGGTCAAATATGGCGTCCAGATCCAGCGTGCTGGACATCAGCACGGCGGCATCGCGCAGAGCCTCGGCCAGAATGCGCTGTTCCTGCTCGGATTCCTTGGCGCGCATCTCCTCGGTGATGTCGCGCAGAGTACCTTCTAACAGCAGCACGCCGTCCCTGGGCTGACTCAGCACAGACACACGCTGCGCCATCCAGATCATGGTGCCGTCTTTGCGCCGGACGCGGAAAGCGTCAAAGGCGCTGGCGTCATGGTTCAACAGCGCTTTCGTGATGATCACCTGATCTTCGGGCGGCATGCGCTGGAGCAACAACTGAGGATTGTCGATCCACTCTTGCGCCGTGTAGCCGATGAGTTTGAAGATCGCGGGGTTCACATATTCGATGTGTAAGTCGCTGTCCAGGCGCATCCTGAACAGGATGTCGGGCGCGTTTTCGACGAGCTGGCGATAATAGGCCTCGCTGGCGCGCAGCGCAGCGGCCTCCGCAGCCCGGCTCGCCTCGCCGGATTCGCCCTGCGTCATGGCCTGTCCGATCGGGGCGTCGAGCGGCTCCAGCGCCAGACTGGCAGGCGATGATTCGCCGCCTGCCAGCGCGCTCGATGGTGGATGGCGTTGGCTAGGCTGTGCCTGCGTCTGGTGATACTGCCGCCGCGTGATGCTCGTGACCAGCGCCTGTCGGAGGTGAGTATAATGGGCTTCCTCCCGCGCGAAGGAGTCGTCCGCGCCCAGCGTGATCGCCATCAGCCTGGCCGCCTCATCGCCGGCGCCGCTCAGCACGACCAGAGCCGCGTCCTGCCAGGTTTGCCGCGCCAGTGTAATAGTGTCGTGGGTATCGTCCGTCAGGGCTTCCAGAGACAGCAGCACAGCATCGACGTGGTGAATGTCCGCGTCTGCAACTGCCGCCCGGACGGACTCCGCTGCTTTGAACTGCAGCGCTTTGCCCCCCAGCTTTTGCAGGTGCTCGAACAGGCGCGCCCGCTCTTTAGAATCGGCTGCAAGGATAAGGATCTGTGTTTGCTGGCCGGGGGACGCGCCGGACCGGGTGTTTTTCTGGCGGTTGAAGTTCGACATCTTGGCTGGTCTTTCGGTATTTAACAATGGAACGAAACGCTGACGGGAGGGACGGAAGCCGGAACGTGGAGGATGACTTTGGGCGTATACCGCGCAGACAAGATGGTCTTGCCGACCAGTTGATTCATGGATTCGAATCTATAAGGAAAGTTTATCAAAAAATAATGGATTTAGCATTAAGCGTGGATTTATATACCGACTCGA
This sequence is a window from Aggregatilinea lenta. Protein-coding genes within it:
- a CDS encoding GAF domain-containing protein, producing MSNFNRQKNTRSGASPGQQTQILILAADSKERARLFEHLQKLGGKALQFKAAESVRAAVADADIHHVDAVLLSLEALTDDTHDTITLARQTWQDAALVVLSGAGDEAARLMAITLGADDSFAREEAHYTHLRQALVTSITRRQYHQTQAQPSQRHPPSSALAGGESSPASLALEPLDAPIGQAMTQGESGEASRAAEAAALRASEAYYRQLVENAPDILFRMRLDSDLHIEYVNPAIFKLIGYTAQEWIDNPQLLLQRMPPEDQVIITKALLNHDASAFDAFRVRRKDGTMIWMAQRVSVLSQPRDGVLLLEGTLRDITEEMRAKESEQEQRILAEALRDAAVLMSSTLDLDAIFDRLLSNVQRVVPLDAANIMLIESGVAHIARSVRRHEDIEGRWTDIMFEIDRLPHLQKAIATRQTQYIVDTHADPGWIDLPEAQWIRSYMVVPICADDKVIGLLNVDSATPGIFNALHAEHLQIFADQVAIAVRNAQLYTAEREGRVLVEALHRMTVKLNSTLDLDEVFHEILDLLAEVVPYETGNIALIEDGRWYVVHSRGYPAEQDAYLKESRRPIAEIPVLQYMLNTRQPLLIADTHKIDDWHKAPGDLTKVRSYLGAPILINGDVIGFINLDAYTPGFFNERHIERLQIFAEEVTTAIHNAQLYSAEREGHALVEALRQIATKLNSTLDLEEVLPVILELLQGVVPYGTANIALIEEGRLRVVRGRGYAPELYPSLLAMPLIIEEGSPFYAMLHNGMPVLITDTSEIPSWRRVPHGFQDVRSYLGVPIQVKGDIIGFINLDGYTPGFFNERQIKPLQIFAEEAATAIHNAQLYTAEREGHALVEALRQIGATLNSTLDLDDVMHKILNSVDAVVSSNSANIMLIDDQHVQIAYWRDYPPHVVASFNQLRIPVKGTPNLEQMAITHRPMVIPDTHNWARWLDLPDEIGLQVRSYVSSPIQINGQVIGFLNLDSYTPDFFTQDHAERLQLFADQAAIAIQNAQLFDQARIHADELEERVKQRTLDLYRKQEEMETILNGSSDAILLVSPGGYVKHNNTAANYLLRRHTGPNVPITNLIVSDQRPLLSDALAAVIESKQPYRLEIEACGDMDATFQADLALSPVIDPDGHVSRVVCSFRDITLRKQMEAQLYQTLERETELNEAMSRLVTVSSHELRTSLALMRNSVDLLTMYNDRLTEEDKDEEMQQMSAGITRMTHLVGDVLTFHQFSGTEQKIAANEFDLMELTQATINGARERFEMRARKIELSAEPDSIPMCSDERLIQQIFQSLLTNANKFSPHDTPITVALSANEDDVTISVRDEGIGIPANEQRQVFDVFYRASNAVAYEGTGVGLTIVKNLLDLLDGSIEVDSDLDQGTTITVTLPRYASAACE